Proteins encoded in a region of the Flavobacteriaceae bacterium HL-DH10 genome:
- a CDS encoding energy transducer TonB, whose product MNNQKKTHELIRQNEQIVKKSQKHDANLQKNSTLYFQVGLIVCLLAAYGLLEMKFETTIPQDFALVLNPPDFTDAPVEKFKVYEEPKTEVKPEVVKKVLLTDKIKEVDNDFKMKEFVDIITSEQNNSSESPLDPSSINVEKITEEVNIPVAFIQNVPIYPGCENKKTNSDKRKCMSQKITKLIQRKFDGNDIASDYGLSGKQKIDIQFTIDKTGHVTNVITRSPHPKLDDEAERIINMIPEMTPGRQNNQNVGVLYSLPIVFQVQN is encoded by the coding sequence ATGAATAATCAAAAGAAAACTCACGAACTCATTCGGCAAAATGAGCAAATCGTGAAAAAATCACAAAAGCATGATGCAAATTTACAAAAAAACTCCACCCTTTACTTCCAAGTAGGACTAATTGTGTGTTTACTGGCGGCCTATGGTTTGCTTGAGATGAAGTTTGAAACAACAATTCCTCAAGATTTTGCTCTTGTCCTAAATCCTCCAGATTTTACAGATGCACCTGTTGAAAAATTTAAAGTTTACGAGGAACCCAAAACAGAAGTTAAACCTGAAGTTGTCAAAAAGGTTTTATTGACAGATAAAATAAAAGAAGTTGATAATGATTTTAAGATGAAAGAATTTGTTGATATAATAACAAGTGAACAAAATAATTCTTCAGAGTCCCCTTTGGATCCGAGTTCAATTAATGTTGAAAAAATAACTGAAGAAGTAAATATTCCTGTTGCGTTTATTCAGAACGTTCCTATTTATCCTGGATGTGAAAATAAAAAAACAAATAGTGATAAACGAAAATGCATGTCTCAAAAAATCACAAAACTTATTCAGCGAAAGTTTGATGGAAATGATATTGCATCAGATTATGGCTTGTCTGGTAAACAAAAAATTGATATTCAATTTACCATTGATAAAACAGGCCATGTAACTAATGTTATAACGAGATCGCCTCATCCAAAATTAGATGACGAAGCAGAACGGATTATTAATATGATTCCAGAAATGACTCCAGGAAGACAAAACAATCAAAATGTTGGTGTTCTTTATAGTTTGCCAATAGTGTTTCAAGTGCAGAATTAA
- a CDS encoding energy transducer TonB, whose amino-acid sequence MLFLTNYAINYKTYDKSDIDIGQLNLDELDEEEIPITEQLLAPPPPPPPPAAPEVIEIVEDEVEVEETVIESTEVDQETEIVEVEQVEVSEVEEDIDVPFSVIENVPVFPGCEKGSNTEKRDCMSKKIAQFVNKKFNTDLASDLGLSGRQRINVIFKIDKTGAITGIRARAPHPGLEKEAARVIGLLPKMKPGKQRGKPVNVPYSLPIIFQVQD is encoded by the coding sequence ATGTTGTTTTTAACAAATTATGCTATCAATTACAAAACTTACGATAAGTCTGATATTGATATAGGGCAATTAAACTTAGATGAATTGGACGAAGAGGAAATTCCAATTACAGAACAATTACTAGCACCACCACCTCCACCACCACCACCTGCTGCTCCAGAGGTAATTGAGATTGTTGAAGATGAGGTTGAGGTTGAAGAAACAGTTATAGAATCTACAGAGGTTGATCAAGAAACAGAGATTGTTGAGGTTGAACAAGTAGAAGTTTCAGAAGTTGAAGAAGATATCGATGTACCTTTTTCTGTTATTGAAAATGTGCCTGTTTTTCCAGGTTGCGAAAAAGGTAGCAATACTGAAAAAAGAGATTGTATGTCTAAAAAAATAGCTCAGTTTGTTAACAAAAAATTTAATACAGATTTAGCTTCAGATTTAGGATTATCAGGAAGACAACGTATTAATGTTATTTTTAAAATTGATAAAACAGGAGCAATTACAGGCATTCGTGCTAGAGCGCCACACCCAGGATTGGAAAAAGAAGCTGCTCGTGTAATTGGTCTACTTCCTAAAATGAAACCAGGAAAGCAACGTGGTAAACCAGTAAATGTGCCATATTCATTACCTATTATTTTCCAAGTACAAGATTAA
- the gcvH gene encoding glycine cleavage system protein GcvH, with translation MNIPSELKYTKDHEWIKIDGDVATIGITDFAQSELGDIVYVEVETLDETLEAEEIFGTVEAVKTVSDLFLPLSGEIIEFNEALEDEPEKVNTDPYGDGWMIKVKCSDLSQVDGLMSADDYKTLIGA, from the coding sequence ATGAATATTCCATCAGAATTAAAATATACTAAAGACCACGAATGGATTAAAATAGATGGCGATGTTGCTACTATTGGTATTACCGATTTTGCGCAAAGTGAATTAGGTGACATTGTATATGTTGAAGTTGAAACTCTTGACGAAACTTTAGAAGCGGAAGAGATTTTTGGAACCGTTGAAGCGGTTAAAACAGTATCTGATTTATTTTTACCACTTTCAGGTGAAATTATAGAGTTTAATGAGGCTCTAGAAGATGAACCAGAAAAGGTAAATACTGATCCCTATGGTGATGGATGGATGATAAAAGTTAAATGTTCAGATTTATCTCAAGTAGATGGACTCATGTCTGCCGATGACTATAAAACTTTAATTGGTGCTTAA
- a CDS encoding VanZ family protein, producing the protein MLKKKALVISIVYTLVLTYVSLVKLNNVPDIGVSFGDKIFHFLAYSLLTFLWFNTFLFNFNYKEKKAITYAAIISIVFGIVVEVLQEILTVYRTMDIYDVMANTSGVLVTVLVIVLIKNIDVKKI; encoded by the coding sequence GTGCTTAAAAAAAAAGCATTAGTTATTAGTATAGTTTATACACTAGTATTAACTTATGTTAGTTTAGTAAAGCTTAATAATGTCCCAGATATTGGAGTGAGTTTTGGTGATAAAATATTTCATTTTCTGGCCTATAGTTTATTAACTTTTTTATGGTTTAATACCTTTCTTTTTAATTTTAATTATAAAGAAAAAAAGGCAATTACGTATGCTGCAATCATTTCAATTGTTTTTGGTATAGTTGTTGAGGTGTTACAAGAGATATTGACTGTTTATAGGACAATGGACATTTACGATGTTATGGCGAACACATCTGGTGTATTAGTAACTGTTCTAGTAATAGTTTTGATTAAAAATATTGACGTTAAAAAAATATAA
- the sprA gene encoding cell surface protein SprA: protein MIFALFFSLVGWSQQLVVQDSVKTGFDLGTIKTPKPNSVESKYTYDPTTNRYIYTEKIGSFNINYPIILTPEEYYDLVAKESLKAYYKEKTDAFDGKKDGAEDGQKNLLPEFYVESDFFESIFGSNTIEVIPQGSVEMDLGVLFSKQDNPSFSPRNRSNFTFDFDQRISLSLLGKVGTRLQVNANYDTQSTFDFQNLIKLEYTPTEDDIIQKIEVGNVSMPLNSSLITGAQSLFGVKAQLQFGKTTVTGVFSEQKSQANTVVSQGGGTLEEFDLFIRDYDENRHFFLAQYFRDTYDKTLSTYPYFNNGGLQITRLEVWMTNRSNRTDNVRNIIALQDLGESFYDSTNPDNDNLLLDPIPNGFINTTSAFPDNKNNDFDPTSIGSGSILTDQIRDVATAQQGFGSLSSVVREGSDYNKIENARKLINGQEYTFNKELGYISLNQRLNNDEILAVAFQFTVGGKVYQVGEFANDGVDATNVTTNGSGQVTNVVNSNLVLKLLKSSITNVNQPVWDLMMKNIYDTGAYNLSSDDFKLNIFYNEASPLNFISPVGTTEFPTPATNEDPLNETPLLRVFNLDKLNFNNDPQSKGDGFFDYVPGITVIPQAGKIIFPSAEPFGEFLFNKLALNASEDYSDPTSYNENQAKYVYDVLYSSTKAAALEEVEKNKFKLKGRYKSSGSNGIPIGSFNVPRGSVRVTAGGRVLVEGIDYTVNYTAGTVQILDEALKASNTPIEVSTENNAVFGQQTRRFTGINVEHKFNENFVLGGTLLNLNERPITQKANYGTEPINNTIFGFNGNYATKVPFLTRLANKLPNIDTDAESNFSLRGEFAYLAPGSPKGTNLNGEATSYVDDFEGSQNGIDLRSQLSWFLSSRPSDLDGDGLDDNSTGVESGYGRALLNWYTIDPIFYSSRRPNEITDEDMSSLYTSRVFINELFPDRDLVQGQNSVLFTLDLAYYPQERGPYNFDTTTLDGISPTEARANWAGITRQLTSTDFEQQNVEYIDFWLQDPFQESQTNSGGKLVFNLGNISEDIVKDGRKLYENGLPEDGNVSLLPTTDYGTVVPQNQSLVYAFDTTGEERNNQDVGYDGYNDEDELLKFGTSFGDDPSNDNYAYFLNTEGDIFERYKKYNGVEGNTPDTFSNTDRGANTQPDVEDINRDNTMNTIDSYFEYELDLTRQNLPESQADFDNIPNSNPLKEFLRDFKQTKRQLPNGENTDVRWYQFRIPVQGAHAKPVGGISDLRSVRFARIFLKEFTEPTIFRFGTLDLVRSDWRRYTQALDKNDPTPDDPQTDFSVGVIGTLENEGSYKRPPGIEPEELFNNNTVIQQNEQSLVVKVCNLESEDSKAVYKNISVDMRQFKRMRMFMHAEDNESGTVLENNDLVGFIRMGNDLTENYYQIEIPLEVSTSTSRAGLWPEVNEINLPIEILGKIKAQGISDMTLSNEDATFYDVVNDDIVLATDPFTGYVTGQHRVGIKGNPNFGDIRTLMVGVKNVTDRDDLCAEIWYNELRLSDMDNEGGWAAVVSMDTNIADFMNISATGSQSTSGFGSIEQGPSQRSLEDVKQYDVVTNINVGQLLPKKWGIQVPFNYGQSEELITPKYDQYYKDLTLESRLDVADTNAEREQVKQNSEDYTRRQSINFIGVRKTRTTDAKPRFYDVENVTFNYSYNKVEHRDFEIENSINKTLRLGANYAFNFNPLKVEPFKKNDSLFTGKYWKILKDFNFNLLPASFTVNTDLKRQFNRQKFREIDLGQGNIGIEELFRRNYTFDFQYGVNYNLTDALQFNFTASNNNIVRNYYKDNDLIRGEQDETLDVWDGLLDFGDPNRQSQDLGITYKLPINKIPTFSFIDATYQYSGNFQWQKGSDLYGNLELTYTDPNDPNTQLTGNFDLGNTIQNANTHNINTTVDMIKLYKYIGLVKKPISRVRRRAASAGPPGAGQENGNSAPKVKNKGGAKLFNAGVDILTTIKRIQFSYSENNGTFLPGYLQSPGFVGTLKPTVGFTFGSQSDIRYLAAKRGWLTVFPEFNQQYTTTNTKQLDVSASLQPVKDLKIDIVGNRAYYENYTENFRVNSIGSELEYQSLTPNTFGNFNISTLLIKTAFSNSDETTSDAFNDFRSNRLVIANRLAEKYYGTTSFPTDPETGYPVGFGKSSQAVLLPAFLAAYTGQDASQVKTTAFRDVPIPNWDLKYTGFMKFEWFKKRFKRFSLTHGYRSTYTINQFQSNLDYNANNPEALDQGGNFKNKTLFSNINLTEMFSPLVRIDFEMKNSVKILAEIKKDRLLSLSFDNNLMTEVLGNEYVIGLGYRIKDLRIRSNLAGPSKRIVSDLNMKADVSVRDNKTIIRYLDLENNQVTSGQTIWGLKYSADYAFSKNLTGIFYFDYTFSEYAISTAFPQTTIRSGLTIRYNFGN from the coding sequence TTGATTTTTGCATTATTCTTTTCTTTAGTAGGGTGGTCGCAGCAACTGGTGGTTCAAGACTCCGTTAAAACGGGTTTTGACTTGGGTACAATTAAAACACCAAAACCAAATAGTGTAGAATCTAAATATACTTATGATCCTACAACCAATCGCTATATTTATACCGAAAAAATTGGAAGTTTTAATATTAATTATCCAATAATATTAACTCCTGAAGAGTATTATGATTTAGTTGCTAAGGAAAGTTTAAAAGCTTATTACAAAGAAAAAACAGATGCTTTTGATGGTAAAAAAGATGGTGCAGAAGATGGTCAAAAAAATCTATTGCCAGAATTTTATGTTGAATCAGATTTTTTCGAGAGTATTTTTGGAAGTAATACCATAGAAGTTATTCCTCAAGGATCTGTAGAAATGGATTTAGGGGTTTTATTTTCAAAACAAGACAACCCATCATTTTCTCCTAGAAACCGAAGTAATTTCACCTTTGATTTCGATCAAAGAATCAGTTTAAGTCTTTTAGGTAAAGTGGGAACAAGATTGCAAGTAAATGCTAATTATGATACACAATCTACTTTCGATTTTCAAAACCTTATCAAATTAGAATATACACCAACAGAAGATGACATCATACAAAAAATTGAAGTTGGTAATGTAAGTATGCCTTTAAACAGCTCGTTAATTACGGGGGCTCAGAGTTTATTTGGAGTAAAAGCGCAATTACAATTTGGTAAAACTACAGTTACAGGGGTGTTTTCTGAACAAAAATCTCAAGCAAATACAGTCGTTTCTCAAGGTGGTGGCACCTTAGAAGAATTTGATTTGTTTATTAGAGATTATGATGAAAACAGACACTTCTTCTTAGCGCAATACTTTAGAGATACTTATGATAAAACCTTATCTACGTACCCTTATTTTAACAATGGAGGTTTGCAAATAACCAGACTTGAAGTTTGGATGACCAATAGGAGTAATAGAACAGATAATGTTAGAAACATTATAGCTCTTCAAGATTTAGGAGAGTCTTTTTATGACTCTACAAATCCTGATAATGATAATTTATTATTAGATCCTATTCCAAATGGGTTTATCAACACAACTAGTGCTTTCCCAGATAATAAGAATAATGATTTTGATCCAACTTCAATTGGGTCGGGGTCTATTTTAACAGACCAAATAAGAGATGTTGCAACAGCACAACAAGGGTTTGGTTCTTTATCTTCTGTTGTTAGAGAAGGATCAGATTATAATAAAATAGAAAATGCTAGAAAATTAATTAACGGACAAGAATATACATTTAATAAAGAATTAGGTTATATCTCGTTAAATCAGCGTTTAAATAATGATGAAATTTTAGCAGTAGCGTTTCAATTTACGGTTGGTGGTAAAGTGTATCAAGTCGGTGAATTTGCTAATGATGGTGTAGATGCAACTAATGTAACAACTAATGGCTCTGGTCAGGTAACAAATGTTGTTAACTCTAATTTAGTATTAAAGTTGTTAAAAAGTAGTATCACAAATGTGAATCAGCCTGTTTGGGACTTAATGATGAAAAATATTTATGATACGGGTGCTTATAATTTAAGTTCAGATGATTTTAAGCTTAATATCTTTTATAATGAAGCTTCACCATTAAACTTTATTTCTCCAGTTGGCACCACAGAGTTTCCAACTCCAGCAACAAATGAAGATCCTTTAAATGAAACGCCTTTATTAAGAGTTTTTAATTTAGATAAACTGAATTTTAATAATGATCCGCAATCAAAAGGTGATGGTTTTTTTGATTATGTTCCAGGAATAACAGTCATTCCGCAAGCTGGAAAAATAATTTTCCCAAGCGCAGAACCTTTTGGAGAATTTCTGTTTAATAAACTAGCGCTTAATGCTAGTGAGGATTATTCAGATCCTACTAGTTATAACGAAAACCAAGCAAAGTATGTTTATGATGTACTTTATAGTAGTACAAAAGCGGCAGCTTTAGAAGAGGTTGAAAAAAATAAATTCAAATTAAAAGGACGTTATAAATCTTCTGGAAGTAATGGTATTCCAATAGGTAGTTTTAATGTGCCACGTGGTTCGGTAAGAGTAACTGCTGGAGGTCGTGTATTGGTTGAAGGTATCGATTATACGGTTAATTACACAGCAGGAACCGTTCAAATTTTAGACGAAGCTTTAAAAGCGTCAAATACACCTATTGAAGTATCTACAGAGAATAATGCTGTTTTCGGGCAACAAACTAGACGTTTTACAGGTATTAATGTAGAACACAAGTTTAACGAAAACTTTGTATTAGGTGGAACACTTTTAAACCTTAACGAGCGACCTATAACACAAAAGGCAAACTATGGTACTGAACCTATAAATAATACTATTTTTGGTTTTAATGGAAACTATGCTACCAAAGTGCCTTTTTTAACACGATTAGCAAATAAATTGCCTAATATAGATACCGATGCAGAATCTAATTTTTCACTTAGAGGAGAATTTGCATATTTAGCACCTGGATCACCAAAAGGAACCAATCTTAATGGAGAAGCAACTTCTTATGTTGATGATTTTGAAGGTTCTCAAAACGGGATTGATTTAAGGTCGCAACTATCATGGTTTTTATCAAGTAGACCATCAGATTTAGATGGAGATGGATTAGACGATAATAGTACTGGTGTAGAAAGTGGATATGGTAGAGCACTTTTAAACTGGTATACTATTGATCCTATTTTTTATAGTAGCCGCCGTCCTAATGAAATAACTGATGAAGATATGTCTAGTTTATACACGAGCCGTGTATTTATTAATGAGTTATTTCCAGACAGAGATTTAGTGCAAGGACAAAATTCGGTACTTTTTACTTTAGATTTAGCGTATTACCCACAAGAACGAGGGCCTTATAATTTTGACACGACAACATTAGATGGTATAAGCCCTACTGAAGCTAGAGCTAACTGGGCAGGTATAACACGCCAATTAACATCTACAGATTTTGAACAACAAAATGTTGAGTATATAGATTTTTGGTTACAAGATCCTTTTCAAGAATCTCAAACAAACTCAGGAGGAAAACTTGTTTTTAATTTAGGTAATATTTCAGAGGATATTGTTAAAGATGGCAGAAAATTATATGAAAATGGTTTGCCAGAAGACGGTAATGTTAGTTTGTTACCAACTACAGATTATGGTACTGTAGTACCACAAAATCAATCTTTAGTTTATGCATTTGATACCACAGGGGAAGAGCGTAATAATCAAGATGTAGGTTATGATGGTTATAATGATGAAGATGAATTACTAAAATTTGGAACTAGCTTTGGAGACGACCCTTCAAACGATAATTATGCTTACTTTTTAAATACTGAAGGTGATATATTTGAGCGCTATAAAAAGTACAATGGTGTAGAAGGTAATACACCTGATACATTTAGTAATACGGATAGAGGAGCAAATACCCAACCAGATGTTGAAGATATTAATCGTGATAATACCATGAATACGATTGATAGTTATTTTGAATATGAATTAGACCTTACAAGACAAAATTTACCAGAATCTCAAGCCGATTTTGATAATATTCCCAATAGTAATCCATTAAAAGAATTTTTAAGAGATTTCAAGCAAACAAAGCGTCAACTTCCTAATGGGGAAAATACAGATGTAAGATGGTACCAATTTAGAATTCCTGTACAGGGCGCTCATGCTAAACCTGTTGGAGGGATAAGCGATTTAAGATCGGTGCGTTTTGCTCGTATTTTTTTAAAGGAGTTTACAGAGCCTACAATTTTTCGTTTTGGAACTTTAGATTTGGTAAGAAGCGATTGGAGACGTTACACACAAGCTTTAGATAAAAATGATCCAACTCCTGACGATCCTCAAACTGATTTCTCAGTAGGTGTTATAGGAACGCTGGAAAATGAAGGAAGTTACAAGAGGCCTCCAGGAATTGAGCCAGAAGAATTATTTAATAATAATACGGTTATACAACAAAATGAACAATCATTAGTCGTAAAGGTCTGTAATTTAGAGAGCGAAGATTCTAAGGCTGTTTATAAAAACATAAGTGTTGATATGCGTCAATTTAAACGTATGAGAATGTTTATGCATGCTGAAGATAATGAATCTGGAACAGTATTAGAAAATAATGATCTAGTTGGTTTTATAAGAATGGGTAACGACCTTACCGAAAATTATTATCAAATAGAAATCCCATTAGAAGTTTCAACGTCAACATCAAGAGCAGGTTTGTGGCCTGAAGTCAATGAAATTAATTTGCCAATAGAAATTCTAGGAAAAATTAAAGCACAAGGGATTTCAGATATGACTTTGAGTAATGAAGATGCAACATTTTATGATGTTGTAAATGACGATATTGTATTAGCTACAGATCCATTTACCGGATATGTTACAGGACAGCATCGCGTTGGGATTAAAGGAAATCCAAATTTTGGAGATATAAGAACTTTAATGGTTGGTGTTAAAAACGTAACTGATAGAGATGATCTTTGTGCAGAAATTTGGTATAACGAACTACGTTTATCCGATATGGATAACGAAGGTGGTTGGGCAGCAGTAGTAAGTATGGATACTAACATTGCCGACTTTATGAATATTAGTGCTACTGGAAGTCAAAGCACATCGGGTTTTGGTTCTATAGAACAAGGTCCAAGTCAGCGTAGTTTAGAAGATGTTAAGCAATATGATGTTGTTACTAATATAAACGTTGGACAATTGTTGCCAAAAAAATGGGGTATTCAAGTCCCATTTAATTACGGGCAAAGTGAAGAACTTATTACCCCTAAATACGATCAGTATTATAAAGATTTAACCTTAGAATCTAGACTAGATGTTGCTGATACAAATGCTGAAAGGGAACAGGTAAAACAAAATTCTGAAGATTATACTAGACGTCAGAGTATCAATTTCATTGGTGTTAGAAAAACAAGAACCACCGATGCAAAACCACGTTTTTACGATGTAGAAAATGTAACGTTTAATTATTCATATAATAAAGTGGAGCATCGAGATTTTGAAATTGAAAATTCGATAAATAAAACATTACGATTAGGAGCCAATTATGCTTTTAATTTTAATCCTTTAAAAGTAGAACCCTTTAAAAAGAACGATTCCTTATTTACAGGAAAATATTGGAAGATTTTAAAGGATTTTAATTTTAATTTATTGCCAGCAAGCTTTACAGTTAATACAGATTTAAAAAGACAATTCAATCGTCAGAAATTTAGAGAAATTGATTTAGGTCAAGGTAATATTGGTATTGAAGAATTATTTAGAAGAAATTACACGTTCGATTTTCAATATGGGGTTAATTACAATTTAACCGATGCATTACAGTTTAATTTTACAGCATCTAATAATAACATAGTTAGAAATTATTATAAGGATAATGATTTAATAAGAGGTGAGCAAGATGAAACTTTAGACGTATGGGACGGACTTCTAGATTTTGGTGATCCAAACCGACAATCTCAAGATTTAGGAATTACTTATAAGTTACCAATTAATAAAATACCAACATTTAGTTTTATAGATGCAACCTATCAATATAGTGGTAATTTTCAATGGCAAAAAGGCTCAGACTTGTATGGGAATTTAGAACTTACATATACAGATCCAAATGATCCTAATACTCAATTAACAGGGAATTTCGATTTAGGAAATACTATTCAAAATGCCAATACACACAATATTAATACAACCGTAGATATGATAAAGTTGTATAAATATATTGGTTTAGTTAAAAAACCTATTAGTAGAGTAAGAAGAAGAGCCGCATCTGCAGGGCCTCCAGGAGCAGGTCAGGAAAATGGAAATTCAGCTCCTAAAGTAAAGAACAAAGGAGGCGCAAAATTATTTAATGCTGGAGTTGATATTTTAACGACTATTAAAAGAATTCAGTTTAGTTATTCTGAAAATAACGGAACGTTTTTACCAGGATATTTACAAAGTCCAGGTTTTGTAGGGACATTAAAACCAACTGTAGGATTTACATTTGGTAGTCAAAGCGACATTAGATATTTAGCAGCAAAACGTGGCTGGTTAACAGTGTTTCCTGAGTTTAATCAGCAATATACTACCACTAATACCAAACAATTGGATGTGTCTGCTAGTTTACAGCCCGTTAAAGACTTAAAAATAGACATCGTAGGTAATAGAGCTTATTATGAAAATTATACTGAAAACTTTAGAGTTAATAGTATTGGTAGTGAGTTGGAATATCAATCACTAACACCAAATACATTTGGTAATTTTAATATATCTACATTACTTATTAAAACAGCGTTTAGTAATAGTGATGAAACAACCTCTGATGCTTTTAACGATTTTAGAAGTAACAGGCTTGTTATAGCTAATAGGCTTGCAGAAAAATATTATGGAACAACTTCTTTTCCAACAGACCCAGAAACAGGATATCCAGTAGGTTTTGGAAAAAGTAGTCAAGCGGTATTATTACCAGCATTTTTAGCAGCCTATACTGGTCAAGATGCGAGTCAAGTTAAAACCACTGCGTTTAGAGATGTCCCAATTCCTAACTGGGATTTAAAGTATACAGGATTCATGAAGTTTGAATGGTTTAAAAAGCGTTTTAAACGTTTTTCATTAACTCATGGGTATCGTTCAACATATACTATAAATCAATTTCAATCTAATTTGGATTACAATGCTAATAATCCTGAAGCATTAGATCAAGGAGGTAATTTTAAAAACAAAACATTATTCAGTAATATCAATTTAACAGAAATGTTTAGCCCATTAGTTCGAATTGATTTCGAAATGAAAAATTCGGTTAAAATTCTTGCTGAGATAAAAAAAGATAGATTGTTGTCTCTTAGTTTTGACAATAACTTAATGACAGAAGTTTTAGGAAACGAATATGTTATTGGTTTGGGATATAGAATTAAAGATTTGCGTATCCGCTCTAATTTAGCAGGGCCAAGTAAGCGTATTGTGAGTGATTTAAATATGAAAGCAGATGTATCTGTTAGAGATAATAAAACGATTATCAGGTATTTAGATTTAGAAAATAATCAGGTTACTTCTGGGCAAACTATCTGGGGTTTAAAATATTCAGCCGATTATGCTTTTAGTAAAAACTTAACAGGTATCTTTTATTTTGATTATACGTTCTCTGAATATGCTATATCAACAGCATTTCCACAAACAACAATTAGGTCTGGATTAACAATCAGATATAATTTTGGGAATTAA